The following proteins are co-located in the Vallicoccus soli genome:
- a CDS encoding putative bifunctional diguanylate cyclase/phosphodiesterase — MSGRPAVDQAALTRVLGEFAATVTGEFDVQDIVRQLAVGVVEVLDVDGAGVMVPAEGELLRFVHATGSRHGSVAQLERVQEVVQDGPCHDAHRDGRVVNIADLPVEGAWPRYMAEAEALGLRAVCAIPLRARGRRWGVMDLYRGSRRRLDEQELQAALMLANLATSYLVVTADRDAARLAQEQLAHRAMHDPLTGLPVRWVFLEQLEHALSRSARVPGRVAVMFLDLDGLKYVNDTYGHEAGDRLLRTCVERVRAALRPTDVVARLGGDEFVVLMEDLEDADVVHGIAQRVLERIAQPYAPDGYVIQPSASIGVALAGEPQQTPDALVARADVAMYQAKQSGRGRYRVFDASSYAADRAQAASLDRLVAALRRPGPPHGRLELHYQPVVDLDAPAGSRTRVHAVEALLRWRHPGQGVLPAGAFLPDAEQGGLLGELGAWVLPTALRQLADWDARLGDAAPRRVFVNVSAQELLGEGFAGRVSAALEAAGLGPHRLTLEITETGLLEDPAAAAAVAAELRAGGCELAIDDFGTGHSSLGRLVAIPATTIKVDRSLVGALAQGEAARAVVAAVLGLGRSLERAVVLEGVEDEAALDELRSLGARLVQGYHLGRPVPPGELEERLTGAAGR, encoded by the coding sequence ATGAGCGGGCGCCCCGCGGTCGACCAGGCCGCCCTCACCCGCGTCCTCGGCGAGTTCGCCGCCACCGTGACGGGCGAGTTCGACGTGCAGGACATCGTGCGCCAGCTCGCGGTCGGCGTCGTCGAGGTCCTCGACGTGGACGGCGCGGGCGTCATGGTCCCCGCGGAGGGCGAGCTGCTGCGCTTCGTCCACGCGACGGGCAGCCGGCACGGGTCGGTGGCGCAGCTCGAGCGCGTGCAGGAGGTGGTGCAGGACGGGCCGTGCCACGACGCGCACCGCGACGGGCGGGTCGTCAACATCGCGGACCTGCCCGTCGAGGGCGCGTGGCCGCGCTACATGGCCGAGGCGGAGGCGCTGGGCCTGCGCGCGGTCTGCGCGATCCCCCTGCGCGCCCGCGGCCGCCGCTGGGGGGTCATGGACCTCTACCGCGGCAGCCGGCGGCGGCTCGACGAGCAGGAGCTGCAGGCCGCGCTCATGCTCGCCAACCTCGCGACGTCGTACCTCGTCGTGACGGCGGACCGCGACGCGGCCCGGCTGGCCCAGGAGCAGCTGGCGCACCGCGCGATGCACGACCCGCTCACCGGCCTGCCGGTGCGGTGGGTCTTCCTGGAGCAGCTCGAGCACGCGCTCTCCCGCTCCGCCCGGGTGCCCGGGCGGGTGGCCGTCATGTTCCTCGACCTCGACGGGCTCAAGTACGTCAACGACACGTACGGCCACGAGGCGGGGGACCGGCTGCTGCGCACCTGCGTCGAGCGGGTCCGGGCGGCGCTGCGGCCCACCGACGTCGTCGCCCGCCTCGGCGGCGACGAGTTCGTCGTGCTCATGGAGGACCTCGAGGACGCCGACGTCGTCCACGGCATCGCCCAGCGCGTGCTCGAGCGGATCGCGCAGCCGTACGCCCCCGACGGGTACGTGATCCAGCCCTCGGCCAGCATCGGGGTGGCCCTCGCCGGCGAGCCGCAGCAGACGCCCGACGCGCTCGTCGCCCGGGCGGACGTCGCGATGTACCAGGCCAAGCAGTCCGGGCGCGGGCGCTACCGGGTGTTCGACGCGTCCAGCTACGCCGCCGACCGCGCGCAGGCCGCGTCGCTGGACCGGCTCGTCGCCGCGCTGCGCCGCCCCGGGCCGCCGCACGGGCGTCTCGAGCTGCACTACCAGCCGGTGGTCGACCTCGACGCGCCCGCGGGCTCCCGCACCCGGGTGCACGCGGTCGAGGCGCTGCTGCGCTGGCGCCACCCGGGGCAGGGGGTGCTCCCCGCCGGGGCCTTCCTGCCCGACGCCGAGCAGGGCGGCCTGCTCGGCGAGCTCGGCGCCTGGGTGCTGCCGACGGCCCTGCGCCAGCTCGCGGACTGGGACGCGCGGCTGGGCGACGCGGCCCCGCGACGGGTCTTCGTCAACGTGTCGGCGCAGGAGCTGCTCGGGGAGGGCTTCGCCGGCCGGGTGTCCGCGGCGCTCGAGGCCGCGGGGCTGGGCCCGCACCGGCTCACCTTGGAGATCACCGAGACGGGGCTGCTCGAGGACCCGGCCGCGGCCGCGGCCGTCGCCGCCGAGCTGCGCGCGGGCGGCTGCGAGCTCGCGATCGACGACTTCGGCACCGGCCACTCCTCGCTCGGGCGCCTCGTCGCCATCCCCGCCACGACCATCAAGGTGGACCGCTCGCTCGTCGGGGCGCTGGCGCAGGGCGAGGCCGCCCGCGCGGTGGTCGCGGCGGTCCTCGGGCTCGGGCGCTCGCTGGAGCGGGCGGTCGTGCTCGAGGGCGTGGAGGACGAGGCGGCCCTGGACGAGCTGCGCTCGCTCGGGGCGCGCCTCGTCCAGGGCTACCACCTGGGCCGGCCCGTCCCTCCCGGCGAGCTGGAGGAGCGGCTGACCGGCGCGGCCGGCCGCTGA
- a CDS encoding dihydrolipoyl dehydrogenase family protein, with protein MTDTAQGREYDVVVVGGGPTGENVASRAVEGGLTAVLVEHELLGGECSYWACMPSKALLRDTEVLAEAAALPGAAAAVTGRVDVRAVLDRRDAFTSHWRDDGQVAWAEGAGIAVVRGHGRLAGERRVVVEGAYEGSQPLELRARHAVVLATGSVAAVPPVPGLREARPWTSREATSAEQVPEHLVVVGGGVVGCEMSTAWSRLGARVTLLNRGDRLLPGLEPFAGELVAQRLRDGGVDVRLGASPAAVRRDGDGPTTVVLEDGAEVTGDALLVATGRRPATADVGLDAVGLEPGSYLDVDDTLRVAGVPWLYAAGDCNGRNLLTHMGKYQARCCADAVVARSRGEQASPDDRWARWTATADAGACPSVVFADPQVGTVGRTEAAAREAGLRVRCVEVDLNGVSGASLLGDDDAGRAKLVVDEDRRVVVGATFAGRGTAELLHSATVAVVGEVPLERLWHAVPSYPTVSEAWLRLLEAYGL; from the coding sequence GTGACGGACACGGCGCAGGGGCGCGAGTACGACGTGGTGGTGGTCGGCGGCGGGCCGACCGGGGAGAACGTGGCCTCGCGGGCCGTGGAGGGGGGGCTCACCGCGGTGCTCGTGGAGCACGAGCTCCTCGGCGGCGAGTGCTCGTACTGGGCGTGCATGCCCAGCAAGGCGCTGCTGCGCGACACCGAGGTGCTCGCCGAGGCGGCCGCGCTGCCCGGGGCCGCGGCCGCGGTGACCGGCCGGGTGGACGTGCGCGCGGTGCTCGACCGCCGCGACGCGTTCACCTCGCACTGGAGGGACGACGGGCAGGTCGCCTGGGCCGAGGGCGCCGGCATCGCGGTGGTGCGGGGGCACGGGCGGCTGGCGGGCGAGCGGCGGGTCGTCGTCGAGGGCGCGTACGAGGGCTCGCAGCCCCTGGAGCTGCGGGCCCGGCACGCCGTCGTGCTCGCCACCGGCTCGGTCGCCGCGGTGCCGCCGGTGCCCGGGCTGCGCGAGGCCCGGCCGTGGACGAGCCGCGAGGCCACGAGCGCGGAGCAGGTGCCCGAGCACCTCGTGGTGGTCGGCGGCGGGGTCGTGGGCTGCGAGATGTCCACGGCGTGGTCCCGGCTCGGCGCCCGCGTGACCCTGCTCAACCGCGGCGACCGGCTCTTGCCGGGCCTCGAGCCGTTCGCGGGGGAGCTGGTGGCGCAGCGGCTGCGCGACGGGGGCGTCGACGTGCGCCTCGGCGCCTCGCCGGCCGCGGTGCGCCGCGACGGCGACGGCCCGACGACGGTCGTGCTCGAGGACGGTGCGGAGGTCACGGGCGACGCGCTGCTCGTCGCGACGGGCCGGCGGCCCGCCACCGCCGACGTCGGCCTCGACGCCGTGGGGCTGGAGCCGGGGTCGTACCTCGACGTCGACGACACCCTGCGGGTCGCCGGCGTGCCCTGGCTCTACGCCGCCGGGGACTGCAACGGGCGCAACCTCCTCACCCACATGGGCAAGTACCAGGCCCGCTGCTGCGCCGACGCCGTCGTGGCCCGGTCGCGGGGCGAGCAGGCGTCCCCGGACGACCGGTGGGCGCGCTGGACGGCGACCGCCGACGCCGGCGCCTGCCCGTCGGTCGTCTTCGCCGACCCGCAGGTCGGCACGGTCGGGCGCACCGAGGCCGCCGCCCGCGAGGCGGGGCTGCGGGTCCGCTGCGTCGAGGTCGACCTCAACGGGGTGTCCGGCGCGTCGCTGCTCGGCGACGACGACGCGGGCCGGGCCAAGCTCGTCGTCGACGAGGACCGCCGGGTCGTCGTCGGCGCGACCTTCGCCGGGCGCGGGACCGCGGAGCTGCTGCACTCGGCCACGGTCGCCGTCGTCGGGGAGGTGCCGCTGGAGCGGCTCTGGCACGCCGTGCCCAGCTACCCGACGGTGAGCGAGGCGTGGCTGCGGCTCCTCGAGGCGTACGGCCTCTGA
- a CDS encoding phosphoenolpyruvate carboxykinase (GTP), with amino-acid sequence MTAGTTTGQGAAGPPAVEGPTRHEGLLAWVREVAALTTPDRVVWCDGSDEEHARLTDTLVAAGTFTPLPARPGSFHCASDPSDVARVEDRTFICSRDPRDAGPTNHWVDPAEMRRTMTDLYRGCMRGRTMYVVPFCMGPLDADRPLFGVEVTDSAYVACSMRIMTRTGTRVLERMGTDAPYVPCLHSVGAPLEPGQADVPWPCSPTKYISHFPEDRTVWSYGSGYGGNALLGKKCYALRIASAMARDEGWLAEHMLVLKLTSPQGVARYVAAAFPSACGKTNLAMLEPALPGWRVETLGDDIAWMRFDEEGRLRALNPENGFFGVAPGTGWATNANAMRTLERGGAVFTNVARTDDGDVWWEGMTDEPPAHLTDWRGRDWTPASAEPSSHPNARFCTPAAHCPTMAPEWEDPRGVPVDAILFGGRRRTTVPLVVESRDWVHGVFLGATLSSETTAAATGEVGVVRRDPMAMLPFLGYDAGDYLDHWLEVGKAHDAARLPRIFHVNWFRRGEDGCFLWPGFGENARVLAWVADRLDGAVGAVETPVGRVPRPGDLDLRGLDLPREDLEAALAVDPDEWRAELPGIAAWFERLGPSVPAALRAELDGLAARLGTPPPGTGTA; translated from the coding sequence ATGACCGCTGGGACCACGACCGGGCAGGGGGCGGCGGGGCCGCCCGCGGTGGAGGGGCCGACCCGGCACGAGGGGCTGCTGGCCTGGGTGCGCGAGGTGGCCGCGCTGACGACCCCGGACCGCGTCGTGTGGTGCGACGGCTCGGACGAGGAGCACGCGCGGCTCACCGACACCCTCGTCGCGGCCGGCACCTTCACCCCGCTCCCGGCCCGGCCGGGCTCGTTCCACTGCGCGTCCGACCCCTCCGACGTCGCGCGGGTGGAGGACCGGACGTTCATCTGCTCGCGCGACCCGCGCGACGCCGGCCCGACCAACCACTGGGTCGACCCCGCCGAGATGCGCCGGACCATGACCGACCTCTACCGCGGCTGCATGCGCGGGCGGACCATGTACGTCGTCCCGTTCTGCATGGGCCCGCTCGACGCCGACCGGCCGCTGTTCGGCGTCGAGGTGACCGACTCGGCGTACGTCGCCTGCTCGATGCGGATCATGACCCGGACCGGGACGCGGGTGCTGGAGCGGATGGGGACCGACGCGCCGTACGTGCCCTGCCTGCACTCCGTCGGCGCCCCGCTCGAGCCCGGCCAGGCCGACGTGCCGTGGCCGTGCAGCCCGACGAAGTACATCAGCCACTTCCCCGAGGACCGGACCGTCTGGTCGTACGGGTCCGGCTACGGCGGCAACGCCCTGCTGGGCAAGAAGTGCTACGCGCTGCGGATCGCCAGCGCCATGGCGCGCGACGAGGGCTGGCTCGCCGAGCACATGCTCGTCCTCAAGCTGACGAGCCCGCAGGGCGTCGCCCGGTACGTCGCCGCCGCCTTCCCCAGCGCCTGCGGCAAGACGAACCTCGCGATGCTCGAGCCGGCGCTGCCCGGGTGGCGGGTGGAGACCCTCGGCGACGACATCGCCTGGATGCGCTTCGACGAGGAGGGCCGGCTGCGCGCCCTCAACCCGGAGAACGGCTTCTTCGGCGTCGCCCCCGGCACCGGCTGGGCCACGAACGCCAACGCCATGCGCACCCTGGAGCGCGGGGGCGCGGTCTTCACCAACGTCGCCCGCACGGACGACGGCGACGTGTGGTGGGAGGGCATGACCGACGAGCCGCCCGCCCACTTGACCGACTGGCGCGGCCGGGACTGGACACCCGCGTCCGCCGAGCCGTCGTCGCACCCGAACGCCCGCTTCTGCACCCCCGCCGCGCACTGCCCGACCATGGCGCCGGAGTGGGAGGACCCCCGCGGCGTCCCGGTCGACGCGATCCTCTTCGGCGGCCGGCGGCGCACCACGGTGCCGCTCGTCGTCGAGTCCCGCGACTGGGTGCACGGCGTCTTCCTCGGCGCGACCCTCTCCTCGGAGACGACCGCCGCCGCGACCGGCGAGGTCGGCGTCGTGCGCCGCGACCCGATGGCGATGCTGCCGTTCCTCGGGTACGACGCCGGCGACTACCTCGACCACTGGCTCGAGGTCGGCAAGGCGCACGACGCCGCGCGGCTGCCGCGCATCTTCCACGTCAACTGGTTCCGCCGCGGCGAGGACGGGTGCTTCCTGTGGCCGGGCTTCGGCGAGAACGCCCGCGTCCTCGCCTGGGTCGCCGACCGCCTCGACGGCGCCGTGGGGGCGGTCGAGACGCCCGTCGGGCGGGTGCCCCGCCCCGGGGACCTCGACCTGCGCGGCCTGGACCTGCCGCGGGAGGACCTCGAGGCGGCCCTCGCCGTCGACCCCGACGAGTGGCGCGCGGAGCTGCCCGGGATCGCGGCGTGGTTCGAACGGCTGGGGCCGAGCGTCCCGGCGGCCCTGCGGGCCGAGCTCGACGGGCTCGCCGCCCGGCTCGGTACGCCTCCCCCAGGGACCGGGACTGCATGA
- a CDS encoding NmrA family NAD(P)-binding protein, with translation MPQTVPQTVPQTVPQTVPQTQTVLLAGGTGMLGRRIAHHLLATGEADLRLLVRPGAADDPRRRAALAPLVAAGARLVEGDLADPAGLPAAVEGAEVVVSAVQGGPAVVVDGQVALAGAAARAGARRFLPSDFALDVFKARPGDVASYDVRREAGERVEGLGLEVVHVLGGAFLDLFVEPRGVLEVDDATGTATWWGTGDERWEATSVDDTAHYAALAALDRDLPPGKLAVAGDRPSARSMLEALGRARGRRYEGSSRGSVTALEAGVARARGRDPWSVEATVGGYLVCMLTGRTALEDLQGGRYPQVRPRTYEELVGAAAAA, from the coding sequence GTGCCCCAGACCGTGCCCCAGACCGTGCCCCAGACCGTGCCCCAGACCGTGCCCCAGACCCAGACCGTGCTCCTCGCCGGCGGCACCGGCATGCTCGGCCGCCGCATCGCCCACCACCTGCTCGCCACCGGGGAGGCCGACCTGCGCCTGCTCGTCCGGCCCGGCGCCGCCGACGACCCGCGGCGCCGCGCCGCCCTCGCCCCGCTCGTCGCCGCGGGCGCCCGGCTCGTCGAGGGTGACCTCGCCGACCCGGCGGGCCTGCCGGCCGCCGTCGAGGGGGCCGAGGTCGTCGTGTCGGCCGTGCAGGGCGGTCCCGCCGTCGTCGTCGACGGGCAGGTCGCGCTCGCCGGGGCGGCCGCCCGCGCCGGCGCCCGCCGCTTCCTGCCGTCCGACTTCGCCCTCGACGTGTTCAAGGCCCGTCCCGGCGACGTGGCCTCGTACGACGTCCGCCGCGAGGCGGGCGAACGCGTCGAGGGCCTCGGGCTCGAGGTGGTGCACGTCCTCGGCGGGGCCTTCCTCGACCTGTTCGTCGAGCCGCGCGGCGTGCTCGAGGTCGACGACGCGACCGGCACCGCCACCTGGTGGGGCACCGGCGACGAGCGCTGGGAGGCGACGAGCGTCGACGACACCGCGCACTACGCCGCCCTCGCCGCGCTCGACCGCGACCTGCCGCCGGGCAAGCTCGCGGTGGCGGGCGACCGCCCGTCGGCGCGCTCCATGCTCGAGGCGCTGGGGCGGGCCCGCGGCCGCCGCTACGAGGGCTCCAGCCGAGGGAGCGTCACCGCGCTCGAGGCCGGCGTCGCGCGGGCGCGCGGGCGCGACCCGTGGTCCGTGGAGGCGACGGTCGGGGGCTACCTCGTCTGCATGCTCACCGGGCGCACGGCCCTCGAGGACCTGCAGGGCGGGCGCTACCCGCAGGTGCGCCCCCGGACGTACGAGGAGCTCGTGGGGGCGGCGGCCGCCGCCTGA
- a CDS encoding ABC transporter substrate-binding protein, translating into MPSSLPRRTVLAAGAALLVGACSQEQAGRRTTGGRAAGGAFPRTVEHERGATEVPAAPRRVVAVTDGAELASLLALGVRPVGFGQRTDPLQPWTQEGLGQVGGQVPTYDLSSGEVDLEQLAAWRPDLLLVQDGFDADGMFERLSALAPTVTTSFIDWRRSVRQVADAVGRPEDGGRLVSRTEAVARSARGRLSPYRGARLAMVVSFASGEDFLLNAASPVGKLAPALGLAPFPASRTPGEAVEQVSAELLGDALEGADLVAVLAFEDGDPALARVVERPELAGVPAVAAGRVAALSVEESNGAYFDSVLTVPRNVALLERLARLGA; encoded by the coding sequence GTGCCGAGCTCGCTGCCCCGCCGGACCGTCCTCGCCGCGGGCGCGGCCCTCCTCGTGGGCGCGTGCTCCCAGGAGCAGGCGGGGCGGCGCACGACGGGCGGCCGGGCGGCGGGCGGTGCGTTCCCACGCACCGTCGAGCACGAGCGCGGCGCGACCGAGGTCCCGGCCGCCCCGCGGCGGGTGGTGGCCGTCACCGACGGGGCCGAGCTGGCGTCGCTGCTCGCGCTGGGGGTCCGCCCGGTGGGGTTCGGCCAGCGGACGGACCCGCTGCAGCCGTGGACGCAGGAGGGCCTCGGGCAGGTCGGCGGGCAGGTGCCGACGTACGACCTGTCGAGCGGTGAGGTGGACCTCGAGCAGCTGGCCGCCTGGCGCCCCGACCTGCTGCTCGTGCAGGACGGGTTCGACGCGGACGGCATGTTCGAGCGGCTGTCCGCCCTCGCGCCGACCGTGACGACCTCGTTCATCGACTGGCGCCGCAGCGTGCGCCAGGTGGCCGACGCGGTGGGACGGCCCGAGGACGGCGGGCGCCTCGTGTCCCGCACGGAGGCGGTCGCCCGGTCGGCCCGGGGTCGGCTGTCCCCGTACCGGGGGGCGCGGCTGGCCATGGTCGTGTCGTTCGCCAGCGGCGAGGACTTCCTCCTCAACGCCGCCAGCCCGGTGGGCAAGCTGGCCCCGGCGCTGGGCCTCGCGCCGTTCCCCGCGTCGCGCACGCCCGGCGAGGCCGTGGAGCAGGTCTCCGCGGAGCTGCTGGGCGACGCGCTGGAGGGGGCGGACCTCGTCGCGGTCCTGGCCTTCGAGGACGGCGACCCCGCCCTGGCGCGGGTGGTCGAGCGGCCGGAGCTGGCCGGCGTCCCCGCCGTCGCCGCGGGGCGCGTCGCGGCGCTGTCCGTCGAGGAGTCCAACGGCGCCTACTTCGACTCGGTCCTGACGGTGCCGCGGAACGTGGCGCTGCTCGAGCGGCTGGCGCGCCTCGGGGCGTGA
- a CDS encoding TetR/AcrR family transcriptional regulator produces the protein MAQSGRAPLRRDAERNRARIVEAARDLVAASGLGVGHDEIARAAQVGVGTVYRRFPRREELLEELFGAQVEHVAGLARAAAGQADAWAALRRFLEEVVRLQAADRGLRELLGGSPHAPALARSARERIAPEVAGLLARSQADGRVRAEVGVADLALVPLMTAAVLAAGAGPDVAGRVLAVLLAGLEAVPGAAPLPGAPAPDEVVDRVLAGPPAGS, from the coding sequence ATGGCGCAGAGCGGGCGGGCGCCGCTGCGGCGCGACGCGGAGCGCAACCGCGCGCGGATCGTCGAGGCGGCGCGCGACCTCGTCGCCGCGTCCGGGCTCGGCGTGGGCCACGACGAGATCGCCCGGGCCGCGCAGGTCGGCGTGGGCACGGTCTACCGCCGGTTCCCCCGCCGCGAGGAGCTGCTCGAGGAGCTGTTCGGCGCGCAGGTCGAGCACGTCGCCGGCCTGGCGCGCGCCGCGGCGGGGCAGGCGGACGCGTGGGCCGCGCTGCGCCGGTTCCTGGAGGAGGTCGTGCGCCTGCAGGCGGCGGACCGGGGCCTGCGCGAGCTGCTCGGCGGCTCGCCGCACGCGCCCGCGCTGGCGCGCTCGGCCCGCGAGCGGATCGCGCCCGAGGTCGCGGGCCTGCTCGCCCGGTCGCAGGCGGACGGGCGGGTGCGCGCGGAGGTGGGCGTGGCGGACCTGGCGCTCGTCCCGCTGATGACGGCGGCCGTCCTCGCCGCCGGGGCCGGGCCGGACGTCGCGGGGCGTGTGCTCGCCGTGCTGCTCGCGGGGCTCGAGGCGGTGCCCGGCGCCGCGCCGCTGCCCGGCGCACCCGCCCCCGACGAGGTGGTCGACCGGGTGCTGGCGGGCCCGCCCGCGGGAAGTTGA
- a CDS encoding PP2C family protein-serine/threonine phosphatase, with amino-acid sequence MPADDGERLATYLAPVEAASPVAAVEVFAAQLGEQVGAREVSFLITDFAGRSLVRLGRSGSQGAQQGADQVPLDDEGLPYRRTVVDQEVQVLEEADGARVLAPVTARGDAMGVLELVLPARPDGGAVAAVAAAAHALAYVVTSERRHTDLYEWGRRSRPVSLAAEIQRRLLPEAFTCEAGQFTLAAWLEPASTVGGDTFDYALDADRLYLSMTDAMGHDVDAALMATLAVGSLRNGRRASSDLQAMAGGTSRVIDEHYGGAGFVTGLLLSVDLASGHVEAVDAGHPPPLLVRGDGVRAVPLEADLPLGVAPDVPYRVQRFRLEPGDRLVLLTDGMLERNARQVDLPALLLQHRDDHPRQLMQVLTQAVQDAVEGAALVDDATALCLQWHGGSPHRRASAGASTP; translated from the coding sequence ATGCCTGCGGACGACGGCGAGCGCCTCGCGACGTACCTCGCCCCGGTCGAGGCGGCGTCCCCGGTGGCGGCGGTGGAGGTCTTCGCCGCGCAGCTGGGTGAGCAGGTCGGGGCCCGCGAGGTCAGCTTCCTCATCACCGACTTCGCGGGGCGGTCGCTCGTGCGGCTGGGCCGGTCGGGCTCGCAGGGGGCCCAGCAGGGGGCCGACCAGGTGCCCCTCGACGACGAGGGGCTGCCGTACCGGCGGACCGTCGTCGACCAGGAGGTGCAGGTCCTCGAGGAGGCGGACGGCGCCCGGGTGCTGGCGCCGGTGACGGCGCGGGGGGACGCGATGGGCGTGCTCGAGCTGGTCCTGCCGGCCCGGCCGGACGGGGGGGCGGTCGCGGCCGTGGCCGCCGCCGCCCACGCCCTCGCGTACGTGGTGACCAGCGAGCGCCGCCACACCGACCTGTACGAGTGGGGCCGGCGCAGCCGCCCCGTGTCGCTCGCGGCGGAGATCCAGCGGCGGCTGCTGCCGGAGGCCTTCACCTGCGAGGCGGGCCAGTTCACCCTGGCCGCCTGGCTGGAGCCGGCGAGCACGGTCGGCGGCGACACGTTCGACTACGCGCTGGACGCCGACCGGCTCTACCTGTCGATGACCGACGCGATGGGCCACGACGTCGACGCCGCCCTCATGGCCACCCTCGCCGTCGGCAGCCTGCGCAACGGGCGGCGCGCCTCGTCGGACCTGCAGGCCATGGCCGGGGGGACGAGCAGGGTCATCGACGAGCACTACGGCGGGGCGGGCTTCGTCACCGGGCTGCTGCTGAGCGTGGACCTGGCGTCGGGCCACGTCGAGGCCGTCGACGCCGGTCATCCGCCGCCGCTGCTCGTGCGCGGCGACGGGGTGCGGGCGGTGCCGCTCGAGGCCGACCTCCCGCTCGGGGTGGCGCCGGACGTCCCCTACCGGGTGCAGCGCTTCCGGCTCGAGCCGGGTGACCGCCTCGTCCTGCTCACCGACGGGATGCTCGAGCGCAACGCGCGCCAGGTGGACCTGCCCGCGCTGCTGCTGCAGCACCGGGACGACCACCCGCGCCAGCTCATGCAGGTCCTCACCCAGGCGGTGCAGGACGCGGTCGAGGGCGCGGCCCTGGTCGACGACGCCACGGCGCTGTGCCTGCAGTGGCACGGCGGCAGCCCGCACCGGCGGGCGAGCGCGGGCGCCAGCACCCCCTGA
- the argG gene encoding argininosuccinate synthase, which translates to MSKVLTALPAGERVGIAFSGGLDTSVAVAWMRENGAVPCTYTADIGQYDEPDIASVPGRASAYGAEVARLVDCRAALVEEGLAALACGAFHIRSGGRTYFNTTPLGRAVTGTLLVRAMLEDDVQIWGDGSTFKGNDIERFYRYGLLANPSLRIYKPWLDADFVRQLGGRKEMSEWLAERGLPYRDSTEKAYSTDANIWGATHEAKALEHLDSGLEIVTPIMGVASWDPAVDIAPEDVTVEFAQGRPVAIDGRTFDSPVDLVLAANAIGGRHGLGMSDQIENRVIEAKSRGIYEAPGMALLHAAYERLVNAIHNEDTLASYHVEGRRLGRLLYEGRWLDPQALMLRESLQRWVGTAVTGEVTLRLRRGEDYSVLDTRGPAFSYHPDKLSMERTEDAAFGPVDRIGQLTMRNLDIADSRAKLEQYARLGMVGSSHPALIGAAQAASTGLIGAMDAGGAEAIASGGGRAGDDAELLDAAAMESGTD; encoded by the coding sequence GTGTCCAAGGTCCTCACTGCCCTGCCCGCCGGCGAACGCGTCGGGATCGCCTTCTCCGGCGGCCTCGACACCTCCGTGGCGGTCGCCTGGATGCGCGAGAACGGCGCCGTCCCCTGCACCTACACCGCGGACATCGGGCAGTACGACGAGCCCGACATCGCCTCGGTCCCCGGGCGGGCCTCCGCGTACGGCGCCGAGGTCGCCCGCCTCGTCGACTGCCGGGCGGCCCTCGTCGAGGAGGGCCTCGCGGCCCTGGCGTGCGGCGCCTTCCACATCCGCTCGGGCGGGCGCACCTACTTCAACACGACGCCGCTGGGGCGGGCCGTCACCGGCACCCTGCTCGTGCGGGCGATGCTCGAGGACGACGTCCAGATCTGGGGCGACGGGTCGACCTTCAAGGGCAACGACATCGAGCGCTTCTACCGGTACGGGCTGCTCGCCAACCCGTCCCTGCGCATCTACAAGCCGTGGCTCGACGCGGACTTCGTCCGCCAGCTCGGCGGGCGCAAGGAGATGTCGGAGTGGCTCGCCGAGCGCGGCCTGCCCTACCGCGACAGCACCGAGAAGGCGTACTCGACCGACGCGAACATCTGGGGCGCGACGCACGAGGCCAAGGCGCTGGAGCACCTCGACAGCGGCCTGGAGATCGTCACGCCGATCATGGGCGTCGCCTCCTGGGACCCCGCGGTGGACATCGCGCCCGAGGACGTGACGGTCGAGTTCGCCCAGGGCCGGCCGGTGGCGATCGACGGGCGCACCTTCGACAGCCCCGTCGACCTCGTGCTCGCGGCCAACGCGATCGGCGGCCGGCACGGGCTCGGCATGTCCGACCAGATCGAGAACCGCGTCATCGAGGCGAAGAGCCGCGGGATCTACGAGGCGCCGGGCATGGCGCTGCTGCACGCGGCGTACGAGCGCCTCGTCAACGCGATCCACAACGAGGACACCCTCGCGAGCTACCACGTCGAGGGCCGGCGCCTGGGCCGGCTGCTCTACGAGGGCCGGTGGCTCGACCCGCAGGCGCTCATGCTGCGCGAGTCGCTGCAGCGGTGGGTCGGCACGGCCGTCACCGGCGAGGTGACGCTGCGGCTGCGCCGCGGCGAGGACTACTCGGTCCTCGACACCCGCGGCCCGGCCTTCAGCTACCACCCCGACAAGCTGTCGATGGAGCGCACCGAGGACGCCGCCTTCGGCCCGGTCGACCGCATCGGGCAGCTGACGATGCGCAACCTCGACATCGCCGACTCGCGCGCCAAGCTCGAGCAGTACGCCCGGCTCGGCATGGTCGGCAGCTCCCACCCGGCCCTCATCGGCGCCGCGCAGGCCGCCTCCACCGGGCTCATCGGCGCGATGGACGCGGGCGGCGCCGAGGCCATCGCGTCGGGTGGCGGGCGGGCGGGCGACGACGCGGAGCTGCTCGACGCCGCCGCCATGGAGTCGGGCACGGACTGA